The Ailuropoda melanoleuca isolate Jingjing chromosome 15, ASM200744v2, whole genome shotgun sequence genomic sequence GGCTCTGGAACCCGAGCTGCCCCGCGAGCAGGGGGAGGCCATCCTGGCCGTGGAGTTCGACGCGGAGTTCCGCCGGCACTACCTGCAGAAGATGCGCAGGAAGCTGGGCCTGGTGCGCGCCGAACTGGACGGCGACGCAGCGCTGGTGGCCGGGCTCCTGGAGACCATGCGCCTGACTGGTGAGTGCGCGCAGGGCGTCTGCCACACCGGCGGCCTGGCGTTTCTGCCGCCATGAAATAGGCACCACATAAAACCATTTCAACCACGAGGTGTGCAGTTCGGGGGCGCTAAGCACGTGCACCCACCCCGCTGTGCACCTGTCACCGCATCCGTCTCCGGAACTCTTCCGTCTCCCCAAACGGACACCCtgtcctcatttcctcctcctcccacgcCCCACACGCCCCCGctctcccttctgtctctgaCTCTGACTCCTGCAGGGACCTTCTGTGAGATGGGCCCGTGCAGGGCCTGTCCTGGGACAGCTGACTGCGCCGAGGACGGCGTGCTCAGGGTCCATGACGGTGCAGCGGGTGTCTGCGTTCTAGGCCATTTAGGGCTCCGTGATGCCCCATGGTGTGGACGGACCACGGTTGGCTCCTCCATCATCGATGGGTGCACACTGGTGGTTTTCCCCCCTTGGGCTACCGTGGACACCACCACCATGAAGACAGACGTACGCacatctgtttgagtccctgctttcagttctttgggggcTGCGCGGCAGAGCGGACCTGTGGGTCCGACGTGGCACTGCCGGGTTCCTCTGGCTGCAGCTTCCGGCACTGTGGTGAAGGGACGCGGCGATGCGTGCGTCCATCCGTCGCTCCTGCTCTGAGGGAAGCGCTCTATCTCTTTTGCCAATTTGTGGCTTTTTCAGATACGGCTTTTACAAAACGgaggaagtttccttctgttcccGGTTTGAGTGTTTTTACCATTTTGCGTCAGCTGAGATGAGTCTGTGGTCATACTCTCCTCCCTTCGTGTCCCGTCGCAGCCAAGTTAAACTGCTGTAAAAAACCACCACAGGGCGGCAGCCTGCCCGGCAGACACtgacttctcacagttctggaggtcagaggtcgGAGGTCAGGGTGCGGTGTGATTTGCTGGCGAGGGCCTCCTTCCCTGGCAGAAAACCACCGGGAGGGAGCGAGGGCCGGCAGCTCTTCTCCGGGGCAGGGGGCACAGACCCCATCGGAGGGTCCCCTGTCCTTACATGGGACGTTGGTCCGCGGTGTCTCTGGCTTTGGTATCCAGGCAACGCTGCTCATAAAATAAGTTAGGAAatgcatccccccccccccgttttttggaagagtttgagaaggattggtgatAGTTTTTGGATGTGTGGGAGAACTCCCCAGTGAGGCTATCTCGTCCTACCGTCGTCTTCATCGGGAGGGTTCCGACTGCCCATTCGGTCTCCTCACTTGTTACAGACTGCCCAGGTTTCGTTTTCCTCTGAGCCCGTTTTGGTAGATggggtttctaggaatttgtccgtTGCGTCTACGTATCTAACATCGGCGTTTAATTGTTCCGTTTCCTCTTACAGCCCTGTTTCTGTGTGATCCGTAGTCATGGCCCCACTGTCATTTCCAGTTTTAGTTATTTGCCAGTAACTCATTTTGTCAGTCttgttggtcttttcaaagaaccaactaactcttggtttcggtgattttcacttgttttttctcGGTTTCATCTATCTCTGCTGTatcctctgtttccttcctttgtgctagccttagttttattttgttttctttctagttcCTTAGATGTAAGATTCAGTTACTGATTTGAGGCTTTTTTCCTTTGAGGTGTAACTGACACGTAACAGTGTCGGGGCAGTTGATTCATTATTTGTAGAGATCGCAAAACCATCGACGTCCACCACAAGCtgcacatttctttctttcctgtgatAAAAGTTCTGCTCTCCCAACGTAGGTAATCAGCaccataaatttccctctgatCACTGCTTTTGTGACATCCTGAACATTTCAGTATTTGTGTTTCCACACTTTCCTGCCtctaagtattttctgatttaccttgtgatttctttttggaCCCACTGGTTAATTTTCACACTATCTgggaattttccagttttccttctgtttgtgattttttttttcctaagattttatttatttattcgacagagatagagacagccagcgagagagggaacacaagcagggggagtgggagaggaagaagcaggctcatagcggaggagcctgatgtgaggctcgatcccagaacgccgggatcacgccctgagctgaaggcagacgccgaacgactgtgccacccaggcgccccgtttgtGATTTCTATCTTCATTCCACTGTGGTTGGAGAAGATGCCAGTCTTTTTAAGCATATTGACTTGCCTCATGGCTGAGCATGTGGTCTGTCCTGGAGACTGTCCCGTGTGCGCTTGAGAAGAcagatgtctgtctgtctgtcggAGTAGCATAACAGTGTTCAAGTTCCCCTTGTCCTCGTTGGTCTGCCGTACGGACGTTCCATCCATTATCCAAAGTGGGGCGCCGAAGCCTCCGGCTTCTCCAGAGGACTGTTCTGATTCCCCTTCCATTTTACAGGGTTTATAACCGTTACATCTGGACAAGCAGGCTGTTCCGTTCACACATAAAGCTCTTGTCATTTGCGGGTCTCTTGCTGATGGCAGTAGGGCCAGCCCTGCTCTGCAGGTTACCGTCTGCTTGAGatattctttctgtcctttcccttTAGACTGAAGttgaaagtactttttttttagttccagCTGCCATCTCGTTTGGAGATGAACCTGTTTAAAGTCATTACTGATGAGGACCTctgtccttttgcttttttttttttttttaaagattttatttatttggcagagatagagacagccagcgagagagggaacacaagcagggggagtgggagaggaagaagcaggctcacagcagaggagcctgatgtggggctcgatcccataacgccgggatcacgccctgagccgaaggcagacgcttaaccgctgtgccacccaggcgcccctgtccttttGCTCTTTGTTGCCCGTGTCCTGTGCCATTTTTATCCCTCACCTCCTCCATTACTGCTTTTGTGTCTCTGCACTGTTCTGGgcccttctcatttcctttcgTGTCTATTTCTGGGATGTTCTCCTGGGGGTTACAGTGACTTGTGTCTGAGCCTCCCAGCATTAGTTGTATGCTGAGCCCTGTTTGGAAGTGTTCCAGGGCCCTGAGCTGCTCAGGGAGGCAGTGGGCACGGTGACCACAGCAGGGGTGGCCAGGGGCTGACCTCAGAGCCTTTGCTATATTTACCTGATTCACGGATGAAGGAACAAGGGCTTGGAGTGACTTGCCAGGGTCAGAGTGGTGGCCAAGCAGGGCGGCAGGTGGGTGGGGCTGAGGAGGAAGCCGGAGGGGAGGGGTCGGAGCCCCTGGACCTGGCGAGCTGTCCGCACATGGCGGGGGCGGTGGTGCGGGAGGCAAGTGCTgggccctgcctctgcctgccagcaCCCTGAGCAGGGCCGTATTCCAGGGGCCGACTTCACAAACACCTTCTACTTGCTGAGCTCCTTCCCAGTCGGGCCAGAGTCCCTGGGCCTACCTGAGTTCCTGGCCGCGCTGACCGCACAGTGTGCCTCCCTGGAGGAGCTGAAGCTCGCCTTCCGACCCCAGATGGATCCCCGGTAGGTTTCGTTTCCTTGGAACGTGCTTCCCACAGGAGAGGACTGTTTAGAGCAGAGCATGCTGGGGAATATTAGAGGGGGCTTGCCACGGATCAGAGGGAAGGACAGCGGTGCTGCCGCTGCTGGGTCACCACCGGCTGGGGAGCAGCTTCCTGGGATGGCGCGCTCATCTGCCCAGGAAGGGCCCCGGGCCCCTCAGGCCTCAGCCAGAGCAGGCTTTCCTGCACCGTCCCCCACGGGGAAGAGCACCCCGTGTGTGAGCCCACACTCAGAGTAAGACATGGGAAGCACTGTTTCTGGGTTTTGATAAACAAGACAACAGACTCTGGTTTGAGAGAGTTTAGTGCAAGCTGTGTGGTGAGTGGCTGACAGAGGACAGACTAGTAggactggggaagggggtgtcggtgctgtccctgccacccccccaGGCCCTTCTGTAAGTGGGGAAGGACCCCCCTTGGGGCCACTGTGGAGCAGCGGACAGCAGTGACCTCCCCTGGGGGGGAAACAGGTGGCCCATCCACCCCGGGGGCCCGCACGTCAGCCCGCAGCACTCCTCCTCGGGGCACGCGTGTCCCGCGATCTGGAAGGGCTGCAGCAGAGTAGGGGTGAAGGGCCGCCTCACCGGTCAGGCCGGGGTCACCCGCTTGTGGGGAAGTCAGCGGTAGCACAGCAGAACACTAAAGCCACTGCCACCTCCTCCGTGCCCCGACGGCCATCTTCCAGGTGCCCGGTGGCCTCAGGACACGGCCCACGACCAGGGGTGGGGACACGCCTCACGCTGCCCCTCTGCACAGGCAGCTCTCGATGATGCTGATGCTGGCACAGTCCAACCCTCAGCTCTTCGCGCTCATCGGCACACGGGCAAACATCACGAAGGAGCTGGAACGCGTGGAGCAGCAGTCGCGGCTGGAGCAGCTGAGCCCGGCGGAGTTGCTGAGCAAGAACAGGGGCCACTGGGCTGAGTGGCTCCAGGAGTACAGGTGAGGCTCCAGGCGTCTGGGGGCCGACGGCTGGCATCACCGTCTCCCTGGGAGGTGGCTGCAGACCACCCCCATGCAGGGAACCCAATGCCGGAGGGGTGAGGGGCGGGATCTGCTGGAAAGATGAACTTGGATGGTTCCAGGGCCCGactggaggaggacagggagggcgTCGGCGACAGCGATGCCTGGCAGGCTGAGCGCACACGTGTCATGCACGCCAACAACCCCAAGTACGTCCTGCGGAACTACATTGCACAAAATGCCATCGAGGCCGCCGAGAACGGAGACTTCTCAGAGGCAAGCACACACCTGTCTCTCCTCCATCCCTAGGTCCAGCAGCAGGACAGGGCCCGAGGAACAAGGGGCAGCCCCTAAAATTCCTCTCCTTGTCCTTCTCCAGGTGAGGCGGGTGCTGAAGCTACTGGAAACCCCTTACCACAGGGACGGGGAGGCCACCGAGGTCCCAGAGGCCACCGAGACTGAGGGGGCTGGCGGGGCAGACAGTGGGGGGCTCTCCTACAGCAGCAAGCCCCCACTGTGGGCGGCTGAACTGTGCGTGACGTGATCCTCGTAATGGCCTTGGAGGTCTCCACACATGGAGCCCCCGAGGCCCTGGATCCCACCGAGTCCTTGAGGCGGTGTGCACCCCGTGGACAGCCCCACCCCGTCTCTCCATGATGGCCCCGTCTCTCCATGACGGCCGAGACGTCCAGTCAGGACCTGACCCGTCTCTGTCTGACACAGACTCAGCAGCCCAGCCCCACGCTCAGCGCGCTCCCTAGAAAAGCCGCTTTATGCAAGGACAGGAGCTCAGCGGAGGGAAGCAAActcgggggggaggggggcggcgggCAGAGCAGCCCCGGCCCACCTTGCAGGCCTCAGAGAAGCTGGCACAGCGTGGCTCCTGCCTACTGGGGAGACACGGCCCCCAAATAAACCAGCAGCTTCCCTGGCCCGTCTCCGTGTGGTGGCTCTGCCCCtggcccgcccgcccgcccgggGAAGGGGCGCTGGGTCGGGGCACCTGTGCTGGCGGCCTCAGGCGTCCTGATAGTAGTTGTTGAAGTTGATACGCAGCAGGAAGTCCTCCAGGTGGGGCTGGTAGCCTCGGTTCACCAGCTTGGTCACCACTGggggaccggggggggggggcagctcaGCCAGGCCCGCCTGGCAGCTCCTGCGCCGCTGTCCCCAAGCCCTCCCAGCCCGGGGGGACAGTCACCTTTAAAGAGGAAATGGGAGTAGTACTTGAAGGTGCTGTAGGACTGCTGCATGAGGGCGAAGTTAGGGTGCTCCGCACCCCGGGGGCCGGCGGCCGGGACCCAGGGCCGGGAGATGAGCTGGCTGCGGAACTTGAGGACGAGGCTGAAGACGCTGTGGATGACGTTCATGACGGGCGCGGCCCTCTCCGTCAGCAGGCCCCTGGGGACGCAGGCGGCGGCGGTGAGGGCGGCGGTGAGGGCGCCCACCCCCGACGCGCCCGACACGCGCCCGAGAGGGGCGGCCCGACCCCGGCCTCACCTGAAGACGGCCTTGTGCAGGTACTCCGCGTGCGCACGCTGGATCTCCTCGAGGTCGCCCACCCGTGCCAGCCGGGCCCGGAACTCGCACCAGCTGACGTGCAGGATCTGGTTGGCGATGTAGCCCTGGGTGACCTTGACGAAGTGCTGCATCTCGTGCTTGAACAGCTGCAGCTGGCGGAACTGCACGGAGCCGGCCGCGTGGCTCCGCAGGGCTGTGGGCGGGCAGGGGAGTGAGCCGCGGCCGCGGCCGAGGGCAAGCCCGGGCTCCCGGCCGGGCGTCACCTGCGCGCTTGAGATGGAAGCAGATGTCCTTCAGCGTCCACGTCATCAGCTTCAGCtgcagcaggaaggagaagaTGCCGCTGTACCTGCTCAGACAGCCCTCGGTGACCACGACGTTGAGGGGCCAGTCGACCTGCGGGCACGGCCGGCTCAGCGCTCCTGCAGGGGAGCCCCCGGCCCACCCACTCGGGGAGGCCCTGCTGACCTTGTACCTGAGCTCCAGGCAGCTCAGCACGTCCGGGGCGTTGGGGGCAAAGGCCTCAGGCAGGAACTTGAGCGCGAAGGAGAGGTTGGCTGCGTAGGGGGTGTCCCCGTGCAGGCTGTACTGCAGGGCCTTGCTCAGCACGGAGTTGAGCACCAGCGGGTTGAGCAGCTCCCCGGGcgtctgccccgcccccagctgaGGCAGGAGAGGGCGCACGTGTCCCATGTCCCGAGGGAGTCCCAGCGTTTCCGCCCACAGCCAGGCCTGCACCGCGCCAAGGGGTCACCTTCTCGAAGAGCAGATCGCTGAGGGACTGTGCGAACTCCCCGTCCTCCATGAGCAGGAAGTGCCGCAGCGCCTCGAAGTGCGCCTCCAGGCGGAGCTCCACGAAGAAGTAATCCACGGCAGCCTTGTTCACCAAGGAGACGCTGGCGGGGGGCCCAGAGTCAGGGCCGGNNNNNNNNNNNNNNNNNNNNNNNNNNNNNNNNNNNNNNNNNNNNNNNNNNNNNNNNNNNNNNNGGTGGGGGGCCGCGGGCTGGGCACTCACTGTGcggcgaggggggtgggggccgCGGGCTGGGCACTCACTGTGCGGCGAGGGGGGCAGTAATGGAGTGCTTCATGAGCACAGGTAGGGGCAGCAGCTCGCTCAGCTGCACCGCGGTCTCATCTGCGTCTGACCGGACCCGGGGGTCCTCCGGGAGGGCGAAGGCCCGGGGAAGCCCGTGGTGTAGCAGGTGGGCGACAGGAGGCTCCGCTGCAGGACGGCAGACCGCCGTTAAGTGGCGGAGACACACTGGCCGGGCTCCCGCCTGCCCGCCGCCACGGCTGGCCACTCACACATGGCCTCATAGCTGTCCGGGTACTGCTCCAGGCGGTACTGCTCTGCCAGACCGGCCAGGTAGGCCTGCTCCTGACCCCAGCGCTGGGCCGCAGCCTCCCCCTCACCCAGGCTGGGGCTGCCCGGGGCCGCTGCTCCTTCCTAGGAAGGAAAGGGTGGGTGGGATCCCCGACGCGCTGCCCCATCCTGGAGGCCCAAAGCCCTCAGTGCCCATGCGCAGCCAGACCCCTAAGCACATCTGCCCTCACCTGAGAGTGCGGAGGGCGACTTGGAGAGAGGTCCTCAGTGTCCCCACTCGTCTCTGGTCCTGAGCAACACaagtggggcaggagggggtaTGAGGGTCAAGTGCCTCCTGCAGTGCGGTACCTCCCAAGTCCCCGGGGCCACAGACTCCTCGCCCACACGCCTCCAGTGATAGGACAGCTGTAGGGGCCCCACTGACCTGGCTCCTTGGGGTTACTATCTCCTAGATCCCCAGATGCAGCCACTGCAGACGGCGGAGCCTGGAGGCCACTTGCCTCCCCACTACTGGAGCCAGCCACTTGAGCACAGGAGCTGTCTGAGGCCATCTCTGCAGGCAGCCGTGGCTCCTGCTCCCAGACAGGGCTCTGTGCTCCCAGGCTGAGGCCTGGCTGGGACACGTGGTTGGGAGGGCTCTGGCAGGGCCTGGGTGTATTGGGCTGGCTTTCCCCAGAGACTGCACCCAGTACCACGCAGGACTGAGACACGTGTCCGTGGACATTCCACCGTGGCCGGGAGGGGGCCACATCCCACACGTTCTCCCCCACCTTGATGCTGGCGTCAGACACGTGTCCGTGGACGTTCCACCGTGGCCGGGAGGGGGCCACATCCCACACGTTCTCCCCCACCTTGATGCTGGCGTCAGACACGTGTCCGTGAACGTTCCACCGTGGCCGGGAGAGGGCTATCCCGGAAACACAGCCCCCTGTGGGAACGCTGCCCTCTGACGCCTGCCGGAGGAGCTGCCCCACGGCCTGGCTACTCCCATCCTGGGGGAGGGTGTGCGCGGGGGTTTGGGGATGAGGCAGAGCCACCTGCCTATCAGAGGCACCTGTGTCCTCTGGCTGTGTGACACTGTCCCCCCATAGCTGCTGCCCCCCATTCCTCAAGCTGCCTCCTACAGTCTGCTGGGACCCTGGGGAAGCCAAGGGGGCTATAGCTGGCCTCAGGATCGTTCTGAAATCATACTCCTGTGGCCCAGAAGGCCCTGGGCCCGTTGCTTCAGATGGAGCCGAGGGAGGCAGGTCTGAGCCAATGGTCTGCAGCGCCTCCTCCAGGACAGGGGCCGCGCCAGTGTGTGTAGGCGGCTCGGCCTCCCGGGCTGCGGGCAGGAAGTCTTGGATGCTGAGGCCCTCAGAGAACGGCCCCGGCCCGTCCACCAGCCCCGGCTGTGGCTCAGCTCCTGGCCCCGAGCCACAGGCCCCTGCAGCTGGAGGCCTGAGCTGCCGCGGCTCCTCTGCATTCGGACCACCCCAGGCAGCCACGTGCTGCTGCTCTGCATACCCAGCATCATGGCTGCAGCCTCCAGCGGGGTGCTCGGGGCCCGGAGACGGAGCCTGAAACACAAGTGGGTGTTGGTCCCCCAAGCTCAGTTCTGCAACCAGCACCAAAGCTCATCAAGTGGGGAGCCGCCGGGACAAGCCAGACCCCGCAGCCGCTGTGCTCCCAGGGCGGTGTAGacctgggccccagcccctcacctgggAGCCGGCAGCAGGGAGGACGGCCGGTGGCTCCGGGGCCTTCCCCTCGGACACGTCCTTCAGCATCCCCTGAAATTCAGGCAGCAGCGGTGAACGCCTAGCCCCGCACAATCCAACCCAGAGCCCCCACACCCTCACCCAGCACACATGGAAGCCACAGCCCCAACTGCCCACACGGGCCACAGCACCGAGGCGAGAAGGGCCTGGGCCTAGAGAGAGCACTGAGGGCGGCATGGCCTCCTCCCCGTCACGACGTCCCTGAGCACTGAGTTACCAACCCTCTCCCAGAACCCAGGTCTGCGTGTACTCTCGGGGGCTCTGAGACCCCGGAGCCCAGGGGAAGAGCTCCCATCGGAAACTATGGTGATACCTGAATGTGCTGCTGATCTTCGACGAGGAGACGTAGCCGTGCACTTGCCAGTCGGTGCCTCTGGAGTTTCCACAGGGCCTTCTGCTCTCGACGAGCTGCTTCTGCGGACAGCTTGCTGTAGTGGTCAACTAGCGCCTGCCTAAAGCCACGCCCAGAGAGACCCAGCTGCCACAGTCGCCCACCACCGTCCAGCTGGTGTCCTGTGGGCTAGGATGCCTCTCCAGGGCAGGGGCCCTCGGCACCTTCCCAGGCCAGCAGCTGGTCCCCGTGGGGCCCCCACGGCACCTGCAGGGGCCTCACCGGGCAGGTCTTTCTGCTCCCCGGACTGGGACCCCGGTGGGCAGGCACCTAGCCAGGGCTCAGCAGACTTCTGCTAAGCAAATAACAGAATGAGCCCCTGCAGGGCCCGAAGCAAGAGGACAGGCAGGAGGCCCGGGGTTGCCAGGCCCCCCGCATGAGAGGCACCTTCCTGTTCTGCTGGTGCAAACTCCAGAGAACTAGAGAGAGATGCAAAAGGGTACACAGAGTGCAACACAAACGTGGCATCTGCTCCTGGCAGCTCTCCCCGCACGTTACTCCCGGAGATTTTGGTCCTTCCTCTAGCAGGGCACTGGGTCAGACCTGGACTGGCTAATTCCCATTTGGCTGCCCCAGACCAGGGACAACACCCCCTACACCTCGCTGTCTCCTATAAACGACACGGCAACATCTACCCCCACGCGTGCACAAGCCCACATGTGCACAGAGGCGCATACATGTGCACACGGGCACGCACAAGCACACACAAGACACGCTCTCCATGAACAGCACCTAAGGTCAGGACGACTGCGACCccgagagagagaacaggcaggaaGAGACAGTCCCCCCACAAAGGTGCCCCTGGGAGACACCGGCTCTGCTGCCAGCTTACGGGAGAGGTAGGGAGGGCAGGACAAGGGCACCACAACGAGATAGGCTCTCGGCCGCTGGGCTGGACAAATGCTCCCGTCTGTCCAGCTGTCGGGCTGATCACAgctttaaaaataggtaaaggcAGAGGAACTGTTACACCTAGCAGAAACAAAGAGACAGAGTAGCGGGAGAGGCAAACCCAGTGTGCACACCTTGTCTGGATTCCAATCCACACTAACCAACCACGAGAAGACGCCCTGAGCACAGGCGGACACACCTGAGCGCAGCAGAACAGCCAGAGGCACTCCGCCCAGGTGCACGTTGGGGTTCAGACCCCTACTCTTCCTACCTTAACTCACACttgaaaatcttcaaaataaaaagacgaCCATCACAAGATCACGCCAGGAGGGTCAGCCCAGAGTGACCGCCCCGCCGCGGCCGCCTACCTCGCCTTcctctccagctgctcctccagggccctcagcctcctctccctgTCGTGGAGTTCTCGCGCGTAGCTGAAGTCGCCATCCAGAGCCTCCTGCCTGGCCGCCCGGCGCCGCTACACAGCACGGCACACGGTCGTGCAGGTCAGAGGCGACTCCACGAGCCCGCGCCCACCCACGGCCGCACCGCCTACCTCCTGGTCCTTCACGAACTGCTCCTTCAGCCTCTGAAACTGCTCTCGCTTGCGGGCATCCAAGGCCCTGCGCTCCGACGTCTGCCGATCTGCATGGAGACGGGAGGGGGCGGTGTGATGAGGAGCCGGCAGCAGGTGGCCCCGGAACCACAGAGGGCAACCC encodes the following:
- the TUBGCP6 gene encoding gamma-tubulin complex component 6 isoform X7, with the protein product MASVPQLFDDLCEALLPAAKAHLGQHGVSRKRAKQSLKRVAYNALFTNLFQDETHKLQADLSKLPVKNKIFMLSFDLRVGGLGPEADRLEELVEELLAAPCCPLVEVGSVLDLLVQLAGSGPPQVPQRKRDYFFNNKHVGRSVPYSGYDCCDLSVFEMDVQSLISREEYLCQDMIQKALQVMEAAPGSGLPTVGLFSYGDPWGDRFERDTRVSLFGALVHSRTYDMDVRLDLPPMPDSADLSGLAIKVPQSVDQSDDEGFQSASNLTPDSQSEPGMTPDIDLWDAVLTYEASKRRCWEQVGCPPGHREEPYLTEAGRDTFDRFCRLCHGELQVLGGGLLQAPQPVLVKECELVKDALNVLIGVVSTTFSLCQPAQTFVVRRGVHVSGASPEGISSLLSEVAECGTHYTRLSRFSLQPVLDSSCSKGLVFQAFTSGLRKYLQYYRACVLSTPPTLSLLTIGFLFKKLGRQLRYLAELCGVGTALPGSSGGEPETAFPTGVKLLSYLYQEALDNCSNEHYPVLLSLLKTSCEPYTRFIHDWVYSGVFRDVYGEFMIQVNHEYLGFRDKFYWTHGYVLISKEVEACVPVFLKHIAHDVYVCGKTINLLKLCCPRHYLYWSDVPVPRISVIFSPEELKEVERDCAIYVGRMERVARHSSISKEEKELRMEIAKQELIVQAREAASRVLRALSDRQTSERRALDARKREQFQRLKEQFVKDQERRRAARQEALDGDFSYARELHDRERRLRALEEQLERKARQALVDHYSKLSAEAARREQKALWKLQRHRLASARLRLLVEDQQHIQGMLKDVSEGKAPEPPAVLPAAGSQAPSPGPEHPAGGCSHDAGYAEQQHVAAWGGPNAEEPRQLRPPAAGACGSGPGAEPQPGLVDGPGPFSEGLSIQDFLPAAREAEPPTHTGAAPVLEEALQTIGSDLPPSAPSEATGPGPSGPQEYDFRTILRPAIAPLASPGSQQTVGGSLRNGGQQLWGDSVTQPEDTGASDRQVALPHPQTPAHTLPQDGSSQAVGQLLRQASEGSVPTGGCVSGIALSRPRWNVHGHVSDASIKVGENVWDVAPSRPRWNVHGHVSDASIKVGENVWDVAPSRPRWNVHGHVSQSCVVLGAVSGESQPNTPRPCQSPPNHVSQPGLSLGAQSPVWEQEPRLPAEMASDSSCAQVAGSSSGEASGLQAPPSAVAASGDLGDSNPKEPGPETSGDTEDLSPSRPPHSQEGAAAPGSPSLGEGEAAAQRWGQEQAYLAGLAEQYRLEQYPDSYEAMSEPPVAHLLHHGLPRAFALPEDPRVRSDADETAVQLSELLPLPVLMKHSITAPLAAHVSLVNKAAVDYFFVELRLEAHFEALRHFLLMEDGEFAQSLSDLLFEKLGAGQTPGELLNPLVLNSVLSKALQYSLHGDTPYAANLSFALKFLPEAFAPNAPDVLSCLELS
- the TUBGCP6 gene encoding gamma-tubulin complex component 6 isoform X5 encodes the protein MASVPQLFDDLCEALLPAAKAHLGQHGVSRKRAKQSLKRVAYNALFTNLFQDETHKLQADLSKLPVKNKIFMLSFDLRVGGLGPEADRLEELVEELLAAPCCPLVEVGSVLDLLVQLAGSGPPQVPQRKRDYFFNNKHVGRSVPYSGYDCCDLSVFEMDVQSLISREEYLCQDMIQKALQVMEAAPGSGLPTVGLFSYGDPWGDRFERDTRVSLFGALVHSRTYDMDVRLDLPPMPDSADLSGLAIKVPQSVDQSDDEGFQSASNLTPDSQSEPGMTPDIDLWDAVLTYEASKRRCWEQVGCPPGHREEPYLTEAGRDTFDRFCRLCHGELQVLGGGLLQAPQPVLVKECELVKDALNVLIGVVSTTFSLCQPAQTFVVRRGVHVSGASPEGISSLLSEVAECGTHYTRLSRFSLQPVLDSSCSKGLVFQAFTSGLRKYLQYYRACVLSTPPTLSLLTIGFLFKKLGRQLRYLAELCGVGTALPGSSGGEPETAFPTGVKLLSYLYQEALDNCSNEHYPVLLSLLKTSCEPYTRFIHDWVYSGVFRDVYGEFMIQVNHEYLGFRDKFYWTHGYVLISKEVEACVPVFLKHIAHDVYVCGKTINLLKLCCPRHYLYWSDVPVPRISVIFSPEELKEVERDCAIYVGRMERVARHSSISKEEKELRMEIAKQELIVQAREAASRVLRALSDRQTSERRALDARKREQFQRLKEQFVKDQERRRAARQEALDGDFSYARELHDRERRLRALEEQLERKARQALVDHYSKLSAEAARREQKALWKLQRHRLASARLRLLVEDQQHIQGMLKDVSEGKAPEPPAVLPAAGSQAPSPGPEHPAGGCSHDAGYAEQQHVAAWGGPNAEEPRQLRPPAAGACGSGPGAEPQPGLVDGPGPFSEGLSIQDFLPAAREAEPPTHTGAAPVLEEALQTIGSDLPPSAPSEATGPGPSGPQEYDFRTILRPAIAPLASPGSQQTVGGSLRNGGQQLWGDSVTQPEDTGASDRQVALPHPQTPAHTLPQDGSSQAVGQLLRQASEGSVPTGGCVSGIALSRPRWNVHGHVSDASIKVGENVWDVAPSRPRWNVHGHVSDASIKVGENVWDVAPSRPRWNVHGHVSQSCVVLGAVSGESQPNTPRPCQSPPNHVSQPGLSLGAQSPVWEQEPRLPAEMASDSSCAQVAGSSSGEASGLQAPPSAVAASGDLGDSNPKEPGPETSGDTEDLSPSRPPHSQEGAAAPGSPSLGEGEAAAQRWGQEQAYLAGLAEQYRLEQYPDSYEAMSEPPVAHLLHHGLPRAFALPEDPRVRSDADETAVQLSELLPLPVLMKHSITAPLAAHVSLVNKAAVDYFFVELRLEAHFEALRHFLLMEDGEFAQSLSDLLFEKLGAGQTPGELLNPLVLNSVLSKALQYSLHGDTPYAANLSFALKFLPEAFAPNAPDVLSCLELRSTGPSTSWSPRAV
- the TUBGCP6 gene encoding gamma-tubulin complex component 6 isoform X6; translation: MASVPQLFDDLCEALLPAAKAHLGQHGVSRKRAKQSLKRVAYNALFTNLFQDETHKLQADLSKLPVKNKIFMLSFDLRVGGLGPEADRLEELVEELLAAPCCPLVEVGSVLDLLVQLAGSGPPQVPQRKRDYFFNNKHVGRSVPYSGYDCCDLSVFEMDVQSLISREEYLCQDMIQKALQVMEAAPGSGLPTVGLFSYGDPWGDRFERDTRVSLFGALVHSRTYDMDVRLDLPPMPDSADLSGLAIKVPQSVDQSDDEGFQSASNLTPDSQSEPGMTPDIDLWDAVLTYEASKRRCWEQVGCPPGHREEPYLTEAGRDTFDRFCRLCHGELQVLGGGLLQAPQPVLVKECELVKDALNVLIGVVSTTFSLCQPAQTFVVRRGVHVSGASPEGISSLLSEVAECGTHYTRLSRFSLQPVLDSSCSKGLVFQAFTSGLRKYLQYYRACVLSTPPTLSLLTIGFLFKKLGRQLRYLAELCGVGTALPGSSGGEPETAFPTGVKLLSYLYQEALDNCSNEHYPVLLSLLKTSCEPYTRFIHDWVYSGVFRDVYGEFMIQVNHEYLGFRDKFYWTHGYVLISKEVEACVPVFLKHIAHDVYVCGKTINLLKLCCPRHYLYWSDVPVPRISVIFSPEELKEVERDCAIYVGRMERVARHSSISKEEKELRMEIAKQELIVQAREAASRVLRALSDRQTSERRALDARKREQFQRLKEQFVKDQERRRAARQEALDGDFSYARELHDRERRLRALEEQLERKARQALVDHYSKLSAEAARREQKALWKLQRHRLASARLRLLVEDQQHIQGMLKDVSEGKAPEPPAVLPAAGSQAPSPGPEHPAGGCSHDAGYAEQQHVAAWGGPNAEEPRQLRPPAAGACGSGPGAEPQPGLVDGPGPFSEGLSIQDFLPAAREAEPPTHTGAAPVLEEALQTIGSDLPPSAPSEATGPGPSGPQEYDFRTILRPAIAPLASPGSQQTVGGSLRNGGQQLWGDSVTQPEDTGASDRQVALPHPQTPAHTLPQDGSSQAVGQLLRQASEGSVPTGGCVSGIALSRPRWNVHGHVSDASIKVGENVWDVAPSRPRWNVHGHVSDASIKVGENVWDVAPSRPRWNVHGHVSQSCVVLGAVSGESQPNTPRPCQSPPNHVSQPGLSLGAQSPVWEQEPRLPAEMASDSSCAQVAGSSSGEASGLQAPPSAVAASGDLGDSNPKEPGPETSGDTEDLSPSRPPHSQEGAAAPGSPSLGEGEAAAQRWGQEQAYLAGLAEQYRLEQYPDSYEAMSEPPVAHLLHHGLPRAFALPEDPRVRSDADETAVQLSELLPLPVLMKHSITAPLAAHVSLVNKAAVDYFFVELRLEAHFEALRHFLLMEDGEFAQSLSDLLFEKVTPWRGAGLAVGGNAGTPSGHGTRAPSPASAGGGADARGAAQPAGAQLRAEQGPAVQPARGHPLRSQPLLRAQVPA